A genomic stretch from Erysipelothrix sp. HDW6C includes:
- a CDS encoding ATP-dependent DNA helicase RecG: protein MVKLTEKQNQIIHAFDAVSPEAFLEHYPYRYDFLEAKDFSEWKEGDTVVFEGKLSSSFRVARFGGKRSVTNFQVYAYDELVKVSIFNRPFLRDTHYTNGIVVVGTVGKTPHAIIAKTVSNKSLAENTGIKPNYPLKAGIKNFEIERLMKKILSESVIIDTMPRMLIDEYRLYSRQRALQEIHVPRSKASLGNALRTLKYDEFLRYHLSVALNNKEKEVGIAKDIDTSVVSQAIQALPYQLTEDQHKVIAEILADISSEKQMNRLLQGDVGSGKTVVALLTALAAIAAGYQVAFMVPTEILLYQHVKTFEKLFGSVSYAVLSNSTEDKKNVLDSIASGSAKLVFGTHSLFSDDVIFDKLGYVMIDEQHRFGVKQRQKLVSKGEKVDTLMLSATPIPRTLANSLFFDLDVSSIESYPSHRKLTETVLVEENSLRTIQDNLNKVLERGEQIYIVCAAIEEGEKPGVKNVVTIHKNLEKVFKGYRVAMLHGKMSSDEKETIMTEFNLGMIDILISTTVIEVGMDVHNANTMIVYNAEQFGLATLHQLRGRVGRGLQPGTCYLLSSSDTEISKERLNALATSHDGFELSMIDMRLRGFGDVLGIRQSGIPNFILGDIQKDEKILKQAKVDAKHIAEDRNNPEYRPIINRVLSQDYFKTT from the coding sequence ATGGTCAAATTAACAGAGAAACAAAACCAAATTATCCACGCATTTGATGCTGTCAGCCCTGAGGCATTCTTGGAGCATTATCCATACCGATATGACTTTTTAGAGGCCAAAGACTTCTCAGAGTGGAAAGAAGGCGATACCGTTGTTTTCGAAGGGAAACTCAGTTCGTCTTTTCGTGTTGCACGATTTGGTGGTAAGCGCAGTGTTACAAACTTTCAAGTTTATGCTTACGATGAATTGGTAAAGGTATCCATCTTTAATCGTCCCTTTTTACGTGACACTCATTACACAAACGGTATTGTAGTCGTTGGTACGGTTGGTAAGACACCCCACGCGATCATTGCAAAGACTGTTTCCAATAAATCATTGGCCGAGAATACTGGCATAAAGCCGAACTATCCTTTAAAAGCAGGCATTAAAAACTTTGAGATTGAGCGATTAATGAAAAAAATCTTGAGTGAGAGTGTTATTATCGATACCATGCCACGAATGCTGATTGATGAATACCGACTTTATTCGCGACAACGCGCACTTCAAGAGATTCATGTTCCAAGGAGTAAAGCATCGCTTGGGAATGCTTTGCGAACTTTAAAGTATGATGAATTTCTTCGTTATCATCTGTCGGTTGCGCTGAATAACAAGGAAAAAGAAGTGGGTATTGCAAAAGATATCGATACATCAGTGGTATCCCAGGCGATTCAAGCGTTACCCTACCAACTTACCGAAGACCAACACAAAGTAATTGCAGAGATTCTCGCTGATATCTCATCGGAGAAACAAATGAATCGCTTATTACAAGGAGATGTCGGATCTGGTAAAACGGTTGTAGCTTTACTTACGGCACTTGCCGCAATCGCTGCAGGATACCAAGTGGCTTTTATGGTTCCTACAGAAATATTGTTGTATCAGCATGTCAAAACATTTGAGAAACTATTTGGTAGTGTATCCTATGCAGTCTTATCGAACAGTACTGAGGATAAGAAAAATGTGTTGGATTCCATTGCAAGTGGGAGTGCAAAACTTGTTTTTGGTACACATTCACTTTTCTCTGATGATGTTATTTTTGATAAATTAGGTTATGTCATGATCGATGAACAGCATCGTTTTGGGGTCAAGCAGCGTCAAAAACTAGTGTCCAAAGGGGAGAAAGTTGATACATTAATGCTTTCGGCAACGCCCATACCGCGTACGCTTGCAAACAGTCTCTTCTTTGATCTGGATGTGAGTTCAATTGAATCCTACCCAAGTCATCGCAAGTTAACTGAGACCGTGCTTGTTGAAGAGAACTCGTTGCGTACCATTCAAGATAACTTGAATAAGGTTTTAGAACGGGGCGAACAAATCTATATAGTTTGTGCAGCCATTGAAGAGGGCGAGAAGCCAGGCGTAAAAAATGTCGTAACCATTCACAAAAATCTTGAAAAGGTTTTTAAGGGTTATCGTGTTGCCATGCTTCATGGGAAAATGAGCAGTGATGAAAAAGAAACAATTATGACAGAGTTTAACCTTGGCATGATTGATATACTTATCAGCACAACGGTCATAGAGGTTGGCATGGATGTTCATAATGCCAATACGATGATTGTTTACAATGCAGAACAATTTGGTTTAGCAACATTGCATCAGCTGCGGGGTCGGGTCGGTCGTGGTTTGCAACCTGGAACATGTTATTTGTTGAGTAGTTCAGATACTGAAATCAGTAAAGAACGCCTTAATGCCTTGGCAACGTCACATGATGGATTTGAACTTTCAATGATTGACATGCGCTTAAGAGGATTTGGAGATGTACTGGGTATTCGCCAATCGGGAATTCCCAATTTCATTCTCGGAGACATTCAAAAAGATGAGAAGATTCTTAAACAAGCAAAAGTGGATGCCAAGCACATCGCTGAGGATCGCAACAATCCTGAATACCGTCCAATCATAAATCGCGTGCTTTCACAAGACTATTTTAAAACAACGTAA
- a CDS encoding DAK2 domain-containing protein produces the protein MKTINGDIFLNMLQSGAHNLTNKHNEINALNVFPVPDGDTGTNMNLTFTSGLNDARKVMTSHIGELSKTLSRGLLMGARGNSGVILSQIFRGFAQSVEGKKEVNVDELADAFVNGKTVAYKAVMRPVEGTILTVLRESADAIRKYVDANPTIDVIEFFEVLVKEANISLDNTPNLLPVLKEVGVVDSGGKGYVTVLEGFLSELKGQSIALSEVGDEAHTAATEFDHEEFGYCTEFIVRLEEDSPSRYTEDKFRAELEAIGNSLVVVTDDDLVKVHVHTLTPGNALNLGQKYGEFVKLKIENMTEQHNTILDAEVKSNKKEHTKYAIVSVAAGEGVVDMFKELRAEHIISGGQTMNPSTEDFVAKIQDIDADHIFILPNNSNIIMAAKQAQEILEDKDIRVIETKTIPQGLAACVMFNPDVEVEDNLAEMLEAVANTKTGQITYAIKDTMFESLEIKANDFMGILEKDIVVTGKERLDVTKQLLAKLIDDESELVTLIIGEGVSEEESSAITDYIESNFDVEVESINGQQPVYSYIIGVE, from the coding sequence ATGAAGACAATAAATGGTGATATATTTCTGAATATGTTGCAAAGTGGTGCACATAATCTGACAAACAAACACAATGAAATTAACGCATTAAACGTTTTCCCTGTTCCCGATGGTGATACAGGTACAAACATGAATCTGACATTTACGAGTGGTCTTAATGATGCTCGTAAAGTGATGACTTCTCATATTGGTGAGTTATCAAAGACATTATCACGTGGTCTTCTTATGGGAGCGCGTGGGAACTCAGGAGTTATTTTGTCACAAATCTTCCGAGGCTTCGCTCAATCCGTTGAAGGAAAGAAAGAAGTTAATGTCGATGAATTGGCAGATGCTTTTGTAAATGGAAAGACAGTTGCCTACAAGGCTGTCATGCGCCCAGTTGAAGGAACAATTTTAACTGTATTGCGTGAGAGTGCGGATGCAATCCGTAAATATGTGGATGCAAATCCAACAATCGATGTTATTGAATTTTTTGAAGTCTTAGTAAAAGAAGCTAACATTTCTCTAGATAATACGCCAAACCTGTTACCTGTTTTAAAAGAGGTCGGTGTTGTTGATAGTGGTGGGAAGGGTTATGTTACCGTTCTTGAAGGTTTCTTATCAGAACTCAAAGGTCAATCGATTGCATTAAGCGAAGTTGGCGATGAAGCCCACACTGCAGCAACTGAGTTTGATCATGAAGAATTCGGATATTGTACAGAGTTTATCGTGAGACTTGAAGAAGACTCACCAAGCCGCTATACAGAAGATAAATTCCGTGCTGAACTTGAAGCAATTGGGAATTCATTGGTTGTTGTGACGGATGATGACCTTGTTAAAGTACATGTCCATACACTAACTCCAGGAAATGCATTAAACCTTGGCCAAAAATATGGCGAATTTGTTAAATTAAAAATTGAAAATATGACTGAACAACACAACACAATTCTTGACGCTGAAGTTAAGTCAAATAAAAAAGAACACACAAAGTATGCAATTGTTTCAGTTGCTGCAGGTGAAGGTGTTGTTGATATGTTTAAAGAACTTCGTGCTGAGCACATCATCAGCGGTGGGCAAACAATGAATCCATCAACTGAAGATTTTGTTGCTAAGATTCAAGACATTGATGCAGATCATATCTTTATCTTGCCAAATAACTCAAACATTATTATGGCTGCGAAGCAAGCACAAGAGATTCTTGAAGACAAAGACATTCGTGTTATTGAAACAAAGACAATTCCGCAAGGACTTGCTGCTTGTGTTATGTTTAATCCTGATGTTGAAGTTGAAGACAACTTGGCAGAAATGCTTGAAGCTGTTGCCAATACAAAAACAGGACAAATTACATATGCTATCAAGGATACAATGTTTGAGTCATTAGAAATTAAAGCGAATGACTTTATGGGGATTCTTGAGAAAGACATCGTTGTTACAGGTAAAGAACGTCTTGACGTTACCAAACAACTTCTCGCAAAACTTATTGATGACGAGAGTGAACTTGTAACACTCATCATTGGTGAGGGTGTATCTGAAGAAGAATCATCTGCAATCACAGACTATATCGAATCAAACTTTGATGTTGAAGTTGAATCAATCAACGGACAACAACCTGTTTATTCATATATTATAGGTGTTGAATAA
- a CDS encoding Asp23/Gls24 family envelope stress response protein, with translation MAIEKINEFGKISVSNEAIAMLAGGVITESYGVVGMASQQVFKDGLAELLKGENYSKGVVVRKTDKGYDLDVFIIVSYNVKISEVVLEVQKKAKYMLEKSLQQEFNSINVFVQGIKVVK, from the coding sequence ATGGCAATCGAAAAGATTAATGAATTTGGGAAAATATCAGTATCAAATGAAGCGATCGCGATGCTAGCGGGCGGTGTCATAACAGAAAGTTATGGTGTTGTCGGTATGGCTTCTCAGCAAGTATTTAAAGATGGACTTGCAGAATTATTAAAAGGTGAGAACTACTCAAAAGGGGTTGTAGTTCGCAAAACAGATAAAGGCTACGATTTGGATGTCTTTATTATCGTAAGTTATAACGTAAAAATTTCTGAAGTTGTTTTAGAAGTTCAGAAAAAAGCAAAATATATGTTAGAGAAGTCATTGCAACAAGAATTTAATTCAATCAATGTTTTTGTGCAAGGCATTAAGGTAGTGAAATAA
- a CDS encoding cell division protein FtsQ/DivIB, whose protein sequence is MRRKIEEIDNFEATDSIEKIKESISKKKRAERKRRNKRLRSRIYKIALLVLLLTGIYFLDKSEYSRVRQIKVEGNTILTDGEILEALKIEPGSRMITKLPFTLNGKAKSIPGVASLDTKIYYTQGIVTIHVVEETPVGYIKGETIQVLFANGERRNLNGASMDAITGLPVFVGFNDETLSDKLLMRFGELDSSVILAISEVHSQPDKYDPTAMKLTMNNNFFVYTGMETLPLMRSYATIIKQADPKNKCIYMNDYGPSEGTSAVNAKPCE, encoded by the coding sequence ATGCGACGTAAGATTGAAGAAATTGATAACTTTGAAGCAACCGATTCAATCGAAAAAATCAAAGAATCAATTTCGAAAAAAAAGCGTGCCGAACGCAAGCGGCGTAACAAGCGCTTGCGCTCACGTATTTATAAAATTGCACTCTTAGTGCTCTTGTTAACGGGAATTTACTTTCTCGATAAAAGTGAGTATTCACGTGTAAGGCAGATTAAAGTTGAAGGAAATACAATCCTAACGGATGGTGAAATTCTTGAGGCATTGAAAATCGAGCCCGGTTCACGTATGATTACTAAGTTGCCGTTTACTTTGAATGGCAAAGCAAAAAGTATTCCAGGTGTTGCATCTCTTGACACAAAGATTTATTATACTCAAGGGATTGTTACAATCCATGTTGTAGAAGAAACTCCCGTTGGTTATATCAAAGGGGAGACGATACAGGTCTTATTTGCCAATGGCGAGCGCCGTAATCTAAATGGTGCATCTATGGACGCCATAACTGGACTTCCTGTATTTGTTGGATTTAATGACGAAACATTGTCTGATAAACTGTTGATGCGCTTTGGTGAACTTGATTCATCCGTAATTCTTGCAATTTCAGAAGTGCACTCACAACCGGATAAATACGATCCAACGGCAATGAAACTTACCATGAATAACAATTTCTTTGTATATACAGGTATGGAAACTTTACCTCTTATGAGGAGTTATGCTACTATTATAAAGCAAGCGGATCCTAAGAATAAATGTATCTACATGAATGACTATGGTCCGAGCGAAGGCACAAGCGCAGTGAATGCGAAACCTTGTGAATAA
- a CDS encoding glycosyltransferase — MKICIVTGGSGGHIYPAITFADYEKTNRHEDVVFIGNDHKMESWIVPDAGYPFYAIHNQGLQGSKVDKLKAVFSQFGAYRAAKKHLKTLNPDVVMAFGGYVSAPVSFAATKLKIPLIVHEQNAFPGKANKMVAEKAQAIITCYPEAFKDRKNVHYLGNPRASLIHETIDSSEELKRLNLDVSKPIVLMVMGSQGSTSMNKKFMEFAKNFNSDSYQAIITTGPLNIDAFLAEVGEIHPNLRVTGFVDQRALLPKLSLIVCRSGASTIAEIQSFGLPSLMIPSPHVANNHQYYNAKSLFDVDACDMLVEADIEGTVLDDRIQSLLNNPKHLKVLGENAHKLATPDAVSNIADLVAEVVAHAT, encoded by the coding sequence ATGAAAATATGCATCGTAACAGGCGGTAGTGGCGGACATATCTATCCAGCAATTACATTCGCCGACTATGAAAAAACAAATCGTCATGAAGACGTTGTATTCATTGGTAATGATCATAAAATGGAATCGTGGATCGTACCCGATGCCGGATACCCATTCTATGCGATTCATAACCAAGGATTGCAAGGTTCAAAAGTTGATAAGTTAAAAGCTGTATTTTCGCAATTTGGCGCATATCGCGCTGCGAAGAAACATTTAAAAACACTCAATCCAGATGTTGTTATGGCATTTGGAGGTTATGTAAGTGCACCGGTATCTTTTGCAGCAACAAAGCTTAAAATACCCTTGATCGTGCATGAACAAAATGCTTTTCCTGGTAAGGCAAATAAGATGGTTGCTGAGAAAGCACAAGCCATTATTACCTGCTACCCAGAAGCATTTAAAGATCGTAAGAATGTCCACTATCTGGGCAATCCACGTGCTTCACTGATTCATGAAACCATCGATTCAAGTGAAGAGTTAAAGCGATTGAATCTTGACGTAAGCAAACCGATTGTATTGATGGTTATGGGTTCTCAAGGCTCAACCTCCATGAATAAAAAATTCATGGAATTTGCAAAGAATTTCAATTCGGATTCGTACCAAGCAATTATTACTACGGGTCCATTGAATATCGATGCGTTCCTAGCGGAAGTCGGTGAGATTCATCCAAATCTTCGCGTCACAGGATTTGTAGACCAAAGAGCATTATTGCCAAAGTTATCCTTGATTGTTTGTCGTTCAGGCGCATCGACAATTGCGGAAATTCAATCGTTTGGCTTGCCATCTTTGATGATTCCCAGTCCTCATGTAGCAAACAATCATCAGTATTATAATGCGAAATCATTGTTTGATGTTGATGCATGTGACATGCTTGTTGAGGCTGACATTGAAGGAACGGTTCTTGATGATCGCATTCAATCATTGTTGAATAACCCAAAACATTTAAAAGTGTTGGGTGAGAATGCTCATAAACTCGCAACTCCTGATGCAGTAAGTAATATTGCTGATTTAGTGGCTGAGGTGGTTGCACATGCGACGTAA
- the ruvB gene encoding Holliday junction branch migration DNA helicase RuvB, which translates to MERVVSAEDIDNNTDFEASLRPASLNEYIGQHALKDNLRIFIEAAKNRNETLDHLLFYGPPGLGKTTLAYIIANEMGTGIKVTSGPSIERSGDLAAILSSLEPGDVLFIDEIHRMPKAVEEVLYPAMEDFTLDLVVGKDSSTRSIQIDLPPFTLVGATTRAGDLSSPLRDRFGIISKLEYYSQDELQKIVARTGRVMNTEILPVAVSEVAMRSRGTPRIANRLFRRVRDFAQVLNDNLIDLDITQHALDKLKVDSLGLDDVDIRYLRGIIERFDGGPVGIEALAASISEETMTLEDVYEPYLLQLGFINRTPRGRVATVKAYEHLKIATQGNLFEQE; encoded by the coding sequence ATGGAACGAGTCGTGTCAGCAGAAGATATTGATAACAATACTGATTTCGAAGCATCCTTACGACCTGCTTCGTTGAATGAATATATTGGTCAACATGCACTGAAAGATAATCTACGCATCTTTATAGAGGCGGCCAAGAATCGTAATGAAACGTTGGATCATCTTTTGTTTTACGGCCCACCTGGGCTTGGTAAAACAACGTTAGCATATATCATTGCTAATGAGATGGGTACAGGAATTAAAGTTACCAGTGGGCCAAGTATTGAGCGGAGCGGCGATTTAGCGGCGATTCTCTCAAGTTTAGAGCCAGGTGACGTCTTATTCATCGATGAGATTCATCGCATGCCTAAGGCGGTAGAAGAGGTGTTATATCCCGCAATGGAAGATTTCACCTTAGATTTGGTGGTTGGGAAAGACTCATCCACACGGAGCATTCAAATCGATTTGCCACCGTTCACGCTTGTGGGCGCAACAACACGTGCTGGTGATTTATCAAGCCCGCTGCGTGATCGATTTGGTATTATCTCCAAGTTAGAATATTACAGTCAAGATGAACTGCAGAAAATTGTCGCTCGAACAGGACGTGTTATGAACACAGAAATACTACCTGTGGCAGTCAGTGAAGTCGCCATGCGTTCGCGTGGAACACCGCGTATTGCAAACCGACTTTTCCGACGTGTACGTGATTTCGCGCAAGTTCTCAATGATAATCTAATTGACTTGGATATAACACAACATGCACTTGATAAACTAAAAGTTGACAGTCTTGGCCTCGATGATGTTGACATTCGCTATTTAAGAGGTATTATTGAACGATTTGATGGTGGTCCCGTTGGTATCGAAGCGTTAGCTGCTTCAATATCTGAAGAGACAATGACCTTAGAAGATGTGTATGAACCATATCTTCTACAATTGGGGTTTATTAACCGTACACCCCGTGGACGTGTTGCAACTGTAAAGGCATACGAGCATTTAAAGATAGCAACACAAGGAAATCTATTCGAACAGGAGTAA
- the ruvA gene encoding Holliday junction branch migration protein RuvA, which translates to MIAYISGVVVDKGLDYVVVDNQGIGYQVFYGKPDTVPLNESRLFHTYQHVREDAIILFGFSSKLELQIYMQLISVKGVGPKTGLSILSKISGEQLVSAVDQEDVKFLRTLPGVGPKMAAQILLDLKGKFVSTDVSTTKTSDTAVVEEAIQALLDLGFKRNEINNIKNEIVNAENQELNNLIKIGLQLLNARKRG; encoded by the coding sequence ATGATTGCATATATTTCAGGTGTTGTAGTAGATAAAGGACTCGACTATGTCGTTGTTGATAATCAAGGAATTGGGTATCAAGTCTTCTATGGAAAGCCGGACACGGTTCCTTTGAACGAGTCTCGGTTGTTCCATACGTATCAACACGTGAGAGAAGATGCAATCATTTTATTTGGTTTTAGTAGCAAACTAGAATTGCAAATTTACATGCAACTTATCAGTGTTAAGGGTGTGGGACCCAAAACAGGTCTTTCAATCCTTAGCAAGATAAGTGGTGAACAACTTGTGAGTGCCGTTGATCAAGAAGATGTTAAGTTTTTACGTACACTTCCAGGCGTCGGTCCTAAAATGGCCGCACAGATCCTTCTTGACCTCAAAGGGAAGTTTGTATCGACGGATGTTTCAACTACAAAAACAAGCGATACCGCAGTTGTTGAAGAAGCAATCCAAGCATTGTTGGATCTTGGGTTTAAACGCAATGAGATTAATAACATTAAAAATGAGATTGTTAATGCTGAGAACCAAGAATTAAATAACCTCATTAAAATAGGGTTACAACTTTTAAATGCAAGGAAACGAGGTTAG
- the obgE gene encoding GTPase ObgE: protein MFVDRVSIKLIAGNGGDGMASFRREAFVPFGGPYGGDGGKGGDIVFVADSHKSTLLDLRYNRVLKAKHGTAGKNKKMHGRGAEDYILRVPVGTVVMDEEKGIIIADLTEHGQREIIAHGGRGGRGNTRFATPNNPAPTYAEKGELGTEIDVTIELKLLADVGIIGYPSVGKSTLLSVITRAKPEVADYHFTTIVPNLGIASSPDGRSFGVADMPGLIEDAHMGKGLGHVFLKHIERTRALVHVVDMGAEDGRDPVEDYRVINEELEKYDEKLMRKPMVVVANKMDLDVAPANLERFKAAYPDLEIFELITMVGEGIDALLYRLADILDEHVEEIIEEQNEAVVYKYEAPKRSFEITRINDTKWEISGSSIERAFRQFDFNTEEAAIQFGISMKRLGVDQALREAGARDGDIIILADVQFIFDEGMVE, encoded by the coding sequence ATGTTTGTAGATCGCGTTAGTATTAAATTAATTGCCGGAAATGGTGGCGATGGGATGGCTTCTTTCCGTCGTGAAGCGTTTGTTCCTTTTGGAGGACCTTACGGTGGAGACGGGGGTAAAGGAGGCGACATTGTTTTCGTTGCGGATTCTCACAAATCAACCCTCTTAGACTTACGCTACAACCGTGTTTTAAAAGCAAAACATGGTACGGCAGGAAAAAATAAAAAAATGCATGGTCGCGGTGCGGAAGATTATATTCTTCGCGTTCCCGTTGGAACTGTGGTCATGGACGAAGAAAAAGGCATTATTATTGCCGATTTAACCGAACATGGACAACGAGAAATCATTGCTCATGGTGGTCGTGGTGGTCGTGGTAACACACGTTTCGCAACGCCTAATAACCCAGCACCGACCTACGCTGAAAAAGGTGAACTTGGTACTGAAATTGATGTTACAATCGAATTAAAGTTGCTTGCAGATGTTGGCATTATTGGATACCCATCGGTTGGGAAATCAACCTTGTTATCCGTAATTACACGTGCTAAACCTGAAGTCGCAGACTATCACTTTACAACAATTGTACCGAACTTAGGGATTGCATCAAGTCCAGATGGTCGTTCGTTTGGTGTTGCTGATATGCCAGGTTTAATCGAAGATGCTCACATGGGTAAAGGTCTTGGTCATGTCTTCTTAAAGCATATTGAGCGTACTCGTGCACTTGTTCACGTAGTGGACATGGGAGCAGAAGATGGTCGTGATCCGGTTGAGGATTATCGAGTCATCAACGAAGAACTCGAAAAGTATGATGAGAAATTAATGCGTAAGCCGATGGTTGTTGTGGCAAATAAGATGGACTTAGATGTAGCGCCGGCTAATTTGGAACGTTTTAAAGCGGCATATCCAGATTTGGAGATTTTTGAGTTAATTACGATGGTTGGAGAAGGTATTGACGCATTGTTGTACCGCTTAGCCGATATTCTTGACGAACACGTCGAGGAAATCATTGAAGAACAAAATGAAGCAGTTGTGTATAAGTATGAAGCACCAAAACGTAGCTTTGAAATCACACGTATTAATGATACGAAATGGGAAATTAGCGGTTCATCAATTGAACGTGCATTCCGACAATTTGATTTCAATACTGAAGAGGCTGCAATTCAATTTGGTATCTCAATGAAACGATTGGGTGTCGACCAAGCTTTACGTGAAGCCGGTGCTCGTGATGGTGATATAATAATTCTTGCAGATGTTCAATTCATTTTTGATGAAGGTATGGTAGAATAA
- the rpmA gene encoding 50S ribosomal protein L27 — protein sequence MKFLLDIQLFASKKGVGSTKNGRDSHSKRLGSKRADGETVTAGSILYRQRGTKIHPGTNVGRGGDDTLFAKVDGVVKFERISKNRKCVSVYPVA from the coding sequence ATGAAATTCTTATTAGATATCCAATTATTTGCTTCTAAAAAGGGAGTAGGTTCGACAAAAAACGGTCGTGATTCACATTCAAAACGTCTTGGTTCAAAACGTGCTGATGGTGAAACCGTAACTGCTGGTTCAATCTTATACCGCCAACGCGGAACAAAGATTCACCCAGGTACAAACGTTGGACGTGGTGGCGATGATACATTGTTCGCTAAAGTTGATGGAGTCGTTAAATTTGAACGCATTAGCAAAAATCGCAAATGTGTATCAGTTTATCCAGTTGCTTAA
- a CDS encoding ribosomal-processing cysteine protease Prp: MIKVSITKKGDSYQKMRVTGHSGSGEPGFDLVCAGVSSVMTGALNGFDTLDEDSKLVLTQEPLVEIEIIQSNEINQKLFEFVLIQLKTIEAAHANYIKIDEKEVIS; encoded by the coding sequence ATGATTAAGGTCTCAATTACAAAAAAAGGCGATTCGTATCAAAAGATGCGAGTTACAGGTCATTCGGGTTCTGGTGAACCAGGATTTGATTTGGTATGTGCGGGTGTGAGTTCTGTGATGACAGGTGCTCTTAATGGTTTTGATACTCTTGATGAGGATTCGAAATTAGTCTTGACACAGGAACCTTTGGTAGAGATCGAAATCATTCAAAGTAATGAAATAAATCAAAAACTGTTTGAGTTTGTATTAATTCAATTGAAAACGATTGAAGCAGCTCATGCAAATTACATAAAAATTGATGAAAAGGAGGTTATTTCATGA
- the rplU gene encoding 50S ribosomal protein L21, producing MYAIIETGGKQILVEKGQTIFVEKLDVQEGEEVVFDTVVAIKNRTLKVGAPYVKGATVVAKVEKQGKAKKITIFKYKAKKGSTRKKQGHRQPYTRLVVEDIISA from the coding sequence ATGTACGCAATTATTGAAACAGGCGGGAAGCAAATTCTTGTCGAAAAAGGACAAACAATCTTTGTAGAAAAATTGGATGTTCAAGAAGGTGAAGAAGTCGTCTTCGATACGGTTGTTGCTATCAAAAACCGCACATTAAAAGTTGGTGCTCCATATGTAAAGGGTGCTACTGTTGTTGCTAAAGTTGAAAAGCAAGGTAAAGCTAAGAAGATTACAATCTTTAAATATAAAGCTAAAAAAGGTTCAACTCGAAAAAAACAAGGTCATCGTCAACCATACACACGTTTAGTTGTTGAAGACATTATCTCAGCTTAA
- a CDS encoding NUDIX domain-containing protein, which yields MMEFKDYVKPAVATDVVCFSVRSDYAQQINHKKLPPRKLAVLLVKRGVEPFLGEWCLPGGFMRPGETSYQTARRELCEETGYESDSLYLSNVYSEPNRDSRGWVISHCYFTTANESQALEVMTNQDAVAVGWFDVVIQSNINEDIITLSHSVMPEITYQARLRENHIIEGNIPFDHALMIRDAYRNLREHLDASYLAFNLVNDRFTLNELQSVYEVIYGHPIDNFRRRIKDLVESTGLFTTTGAHRNSELFIRKK from the coding sequence ATGATGGAATTTAAAGACTATGTAAAACCAGCTGTGGCAACGGATGTCGTCTGTTTTTCCGTTCGGAGTGATTATGCACAACAAATCAATCACAAGAAATTACCTCCACGTAAGTTGGCAGTACTTTTGGTAAAACGGGGTGTTGAGCCTTTCTTGGGTGAGTGGTGTCTTCCGGGTGGATTTATGCGTCCTGGTGAAACTAGTTATCAAACAGCACGGCGTGAGCTATGCGAAGAAACAGGATATGAATCCGATTCCCTTTATTTATCCAACGTCTATAGCGAACCCAATCGTGATTCGCGTGGATGGGTTATTTCACATTGTTATTTTACTACTGCGAATGAATCACAAGCGTTGGAAGTTATGACAAACCAAGATGCGGTAGCTGTTGGGTGGTTTGATGTGGTTATACAGTCAAATATAAATGAAGATATAATTACCTTATCGCACAGCGTGATGCCAGAAATCACTTACCAAGCACGACTTCGTGAAAACCACATAATAGAGGGGAATATCCCTTTTGACCATGCATTGATGATACGAGATGCCTATCGTAATCTGCGCGAACACTTAGATGCTTCATACTTAGCGTTTAATTTAGTCAATGATCGCTTTACCTTGAATGAACTGCAGTCGGTTTACGAAGTTATTTATGGGCATCCAATCGATAATTTCAGACGGCGTATCAAAGATTTGGTCGAAAGTACTGGATTGTTCACGACTACAGGAGCCCATCGTAATTCAGAGTTGTTCATAAGAAAAAAATAA